The following proteins are co-located in the Imtechella halotolerans genome:
- a CDS encoding DUF6048 family protein, with amino-acid sequence MKEKHISTYITSIFLLLSLTLIAQETAKDSLGYQQRYGLRIGIDLSKPIRSFLNDNYRGLELMGDYRLTQRHYIAAEIGTEENTIEDEYISFSSKGNYLKVGFDYNTYENWYGMENMIFAGARYGFGTFNQTLNSYSIYNQNHYWQEDQSSGRNPDLLKEYSGLTAHWLEVVVGLKAELFNNLYLGASLRLNYLVTDSSSDAFPALWIPGFNKVTDDSKFGVGFNYGLTYFLPLYKKSKKSEIKD; translated from the coding sequence ATGAAAGAAAAGCACATATCCACCTATATCACTAGTATTTTTCTATTACTTTCTTTAACACTAATAGCCCAGGAAACAGCTAAAGACAGTTTAGGGTACCAACAAAGATATGGGCTTCGTATAGGTATTGATTTGAGTAAACCTATTCGCTCCTTCTTAAATGATAATTACCGTGGCCTTGAATTAATGGGAGACTATCGATTAACACAACGCCACTATATTGCTGCGGAAATAGGAACAGAAGAAAACACTATTGAAGATGAATATATATCCTTTAGTTCAAAAGGTAATTACCTTAAAGTAGGTTTTGATTACAACACCTATGAAAACTGGTATGGGATGGAAAATATGATTTTTGCAGGAGCTCGTTATGGATTTGGAACTTTCAACCAAACACTTAACAGTTATTCCATCTATAACCAAAATCATTATTGGCAGGAAGATCAATCTTCCGGCAGAAATCCCGATTTATTAAAAGAATACTCAGGTTTAACCGCTCATTGGCTAGAAGTTGTTGTAGGCCTTAAAGCTGAATTATTTAATAATTTGTATTTAGGTGCAAGCCTAAGACTAAATTATCTTGTAACCGATTCATCTTCTGACGCGTTTCCAGCCTTGTGGATTCCTGGGTTCAATAAAGTAACCGATGATAGTAAGTTTGGTGTAGGATTCAACTACGGCCTAACTTATTTTTTACCTTTATATAAGAAATCTAAAAAATCAGAAATCAAAGACTAG
- the trhA gene encoding PAQR family membrane homeostasis protein TrhA: MRLQSSREEWFNTVTHAIGAILGLIALPFLVLASKENSILAIISFLIFGVSVILMFTASSVYHAIKDEDKKKLWRKIDHVSIFVLIAGTYTPITLLLLQSGSGWLIFGIVWSIAIFGAVLKLFFTGRYKAISLALYLIMGWIIVFDFKNLWNLTSKQGMFLIFLGGAFYTLGTLFYSIKKMPYQHVIWHVFVLLGCASHYAFMFVELTTL, from the coding sequence ATGCGATTGCAGAGCTCAAGGGAAGAATGGTTCAATACAGTGACACATGCAATAGGTGCTATTCTTGGACTAATTGCACTTCCATTTTTGGTGTTAGCTTCTAAAGAAAATTCGATATTAGCCATTATTAGTTTTTTGATTTTTGGAGTATCTGTAATCTTGATGTTTACAGCGTCTTCTGTTTATCATGCCATAAAAGATGAAGACAAAAAGAAGTTGTGGCGTAAGATTGATCACGTTAGTATTTTCGTTTTAATTGCTGGTACTTATACTCCCATAACGTTACTGTTATTGCAAAGTGGCAGTGGTTGGTTGATTTTTGGAATCGTATGGAGTATCGCTATCTTTGGAGCAGTCTTGAAATTGTTTTTTACTGGTAGGTATAAAGCCATTTCACTGGCCTTATATCTTATTATGGGTTGGATTATTGTTTTTGATTTTAAAAATCTTTGGAATCTTACCTCGAAACAGGGTATGTTTTTAATTTTTTTAGGCGGAGCTTTCTATACGTTGGGAACCCTATTTTACTCCATAAAAAAAATGCCATATCAACATGTGATTTGGCATGTATTTGTCTTATTGGGGTGTGCTTCTCACTACGCTTTTATGTTTGTAGAATTGACTACCCTTTAA
- the rlmD gene encoding 23S rRNA (uracil(1939)-C(5))-methyltransferase RlmD has protein sequence MRKKNTKQLFEKLTVIDAGAKGKSVAKAPDGRIIFLSNAIPGDVVDIQTTKKRSAYYEGTAVVFHSYSDKRTQAVCEHFGVCGGCKWQHMAYEHQLYYKQKEVENNLKRLGKIELPEITPISGSEEHYFYRNKMEFSFSDSRWLTLDEIQSTEEIEDRNALGFHIPGAWDKILDIRKCHLQRDPSNAIRLEIKSFALKNEMPFFNARHQRGLLRSVMIRTSSTGELMVVIQFFKEDVIKRESLLNHLIQTFPEITSLQYIINGKGNDTIYDQDVICFHGRDHIFEEMEGLKFKINAKSFYQTNSEQAYELYKITRDFAGLTGNELVYDLYTGTGTIAQFVAKNAKKVIGVEAVPEAIEDAKTNAQNNTIENVAFFVGDMKNVFNQEFIETHGIPDIIITDPPRDGMHADVVKQILSVSPQKIVYVSCNSATQARDLALMDSMYKVTKVQPVDMFPQTHHVENVVLLEKR, from the coding sequence ATGCGAAAAAAGAATACAAAACAGCTTTTTGAAAAGCTAACTGTGATAGATGCAGGTGCCAAAGGTAAAAGTGTAGCCAAGGCACCGGATGGAAGGATTATTTTCTTAAGCAATGCCATTCCGGGTGATGTTGTGGACATTCAAACCACCAAAAAAAGAAGTGCCTATTATGAAGGAACAGCCGTAGTCTTTCATTCATACTCAGATAAAAGAACTCAAGCGGTATGTGAACACTTTGGCGTTTGTGGAGGTTGTAAATGGCAGCACATGGCCTATGAGCATCAACTCTATTATAAACAAAAAGAAGTAGAGAATAATCTTAAACGTCTTGGCAAAATAGAATTGCCTGAAATCACGCCTATTTCAGGATCTGAAGAACACTATTTTTACCGGAATAAAATGGAATTTTCGTTCTCAGATAGCCGCTGGCTTACCTTAGATGAAATTCAAAGTACTGAAGAAATTGAAGACAGAAACGCATTAGGTTTCCATATACCTGGTGCGTGGGATAAAATTCTGGATATTAGAAAATGTCATTTACAACGGGATCCTTCTAACGCGATTCGTCTTGAAATCAAATCCTTCGCATTGAAAAATGAAATGCCATTTTTTAATGCTCGTCACCAAAGAGGTCTGCTGCGTTCTGTTATGATACGCACTTCTTCCACAGGCGAATTAATGGTAGTTATCCAATTTTTCAAAGAAGATGTGATTAAACGAGAATCATTACTTAATCACCTTATTCAGACTTTTCCTGAAATTACTTCACTACAGTACATTATCAATGGGAAAGGGAATGATACAATTTATGACCAAGATGTGATTTGTTTCCACGGTCGCGATCATATTTTTGAAGAGATGGAAGGGCTTAAGTTTAAAATCAATGCTAAATCTTTTTATCAGACCAATTCCGAGCAAGCCTATGAATTGTATAAAATCACGAGAGATTTTGCAGGCCTTACTGGTAATGAACTCGTATATGACCTTTACACTGGAACTGGAACTATAGCTCAATTTGTCGCAAAAAATGCCAAAAAAGTAATTGGGGTTGAAGCTGTGCCTGAAGCTATAGAAGATGCTAAAACTAATGCGCAAAACAATACTATTGAAAATGTAGCATTTTTTGTAGGTGATATGAAGAATGTGTTTAATCAAGAGTTTATTGAAACTCATGGTATTCCTGATATTATAATTACGGATCCACCTAGAGATGGCATGCATGCAGATGTTGTTAAACAAATTCTTTCGGTATCTCCCCAAAAGATTGTTTATGTGAGTTGTAATAGCGCTACTCAAGCTCGTGATCTCGCTCTGATGGATTCAATGTACAAGGTAACTAAAGTTCAACCTGTAGACATGTTTCCTCAAACGCACCATGTAGAAAATGTTGTACTTTTGGAAAAACGATAA
- a CDS encoding THUMP domain-containing class I SAM-dependent RNA methyltransferase: MGNNYTMVAKTLFGFEELLEEELRNLGAINVQKGVRSVTFEGDKGFMYKANLCLRTAIKILKPVKSFRVRNEQDLYDQIYKMDWERFMSVHSTFAIDATLATDRFHHSQFISLKTKDAIVDKFRNLHGTRPDVDLKYPDIRIHIHIQQSEVTVSIDSSGRSLHQRGYKTATNIAPINEVLAAGLIMMSGWDGQCDFMDPMCGSGTIPVEAAMIACNIPPNINRKEFAFEKWPDFDANLFEKIIESSLKKTREFHHKIYGYDKAPSAVAKAKDNVKNANLSEYITITQRNFFETYKPVDGKLHMVFNPPYGERLSIDMEQFYKSIGDTLKKHYPGTDAWFITSNMEALKHVGLRPSRKIKLFNGHLESRLVKYEMYEGSKKGKYIE, encoded by the coding sequence ATGGGAAATAATTATACAATGGTTGCCAAAACACTTTTTGGCTTTGAAGAATTGTTAGAAGAGGAACTTAGGAATTTAGGAGCTATAAACGTTCAGAAGGGTGTGAGAAGTGTGACTTTTGAAGGGGACAAAGGATTTATGTACAAAGCAAACCTATGTTTACGTACTGCTATTAAAATATTGAAACCCGTAAAAAGCTTTAGAGTTCGCAATGAACAAGACTTGTATGATCAAATTTATAAAATGGATTGGGAGCGTTTTATGAGTGTTCATAGTACATTTGCTATTGATGCTACACTGGCGACTGATCGCTTTCACCATTCGCAATTTATCTCATTGAAAACAAAGGATGCAATAGTTGATAAGTTTAGAAATCTTCATGGCACTCGACCGGATGTAGATCTTAAATATCCAGATATTAGAATACATATTCATATTCAACAGAGTGAGGTAACGGTATCTATTGATAGTTCTGGACGATCTCTTCACCAAAGAGGATATAAAACTGCCACTAACATAGCACCTATAAATGAAGTATTAGCGGCTGGCCTTATCATGATGAGCGGCTGGGATGGTCAATGTGATTTTATGGATCCAATGTGTGGAAGTGGGACTATACCAGTGGAAGCAGCAATGATAGCTTGTAATATACCACCTAATATTAATAGGAAGGAATTTGCTTTTGAAAAATGGCCAGATTTTGATGCTAATCTTTTTGAGAAAATTATTGAAAGTAGTTTAAAGAAAACTCGTGAATTTCATCATAAGATATATGGATATGATAAAGCTCCTTCTGCTGTTGCAAAGGCAAAGGATAATGTGAAGAATGCCAATTTATCAGAATACATAACCATTACTCAGCGAAACTTTTTTGAAACGTATAAACCTGTAGATGGAAAATTGCATATGGTTTTTAATCCACCTTATGGAGAGCGACTTTCTATTGACATGGAACAGTTTTATAAATCCATAGGTGATACCTTGAAAAAGCATTATCCAGGAACAGATGCTTGGTTTATCACATCCAACATGGAGGCGCTTAAACATGTGGGATTACGTCCTTCACGGAAAATTAAATTATTTAATGGACATCTTGAGAGTAGGCTTGTAAAGTACGAGATGTATGAAGGTAGTAAAAAAGGAAAATATATTGAGTAA
- a CDS encoding class I SAM-dependent methyltransferase: MQKDTKNWFTSWFDTDFYHILYKDRDEQEAKFFMDNLTQYLNLPEDARILDLPCGRGRHSVYLNELGYNVVGADLSANSIAFARKFENENLKFTQFDMRTVYGDKFDAVFNLFTSIGYFENEEDNARTIHAFCQSLNETGFAVIDFMNVGYIENSLIPEEAKTIEGITFHINRHLSNNYVTKDIRFSHQGKEYHFTERVKALKLQDFEAYIEAAGGYLLDIFGDYKLGKFHPETSERLILIFK; this comes from the coding sequence ATGCAAAAAGATACTAAAAATTGGTTTACTTCATGGTTTGATACCGATTTTTACCACATACTATATAAAGACCGAGACGAGCAGGAAGCTAAGTTTTTCATGGATAATCTTACGCAATATTTAAATTTGCCTGAAGATGCCAGAATTCTAGATTTACCTTGCGGTAGAGGGAGACATTCTGTCTACCTTAATGAATTAGGATATAATGTAGTTGGTGCTGATTTATCTGCAAACAGCATTGCATTCGCTCGAAAATTTGAAAATGAAAATCTCAAATTCACTCAATTTGATATGCGTACGGTGTATGGTGACAAATTTGATGCAGTTTTTAATCTATTTACCAGTATAGGCTATTTTGAAAATGAAGAGGACAATGCACGAACCATTCATGCTTTTTGTCAAAGTTTAAATGAAACTGGTTTTGCCGTTATTGATTTCATGAACGTTGGCTATATTGAAAATTCATTAATCCCTGAGGAAGCCAAAACAATTGAAGGAATAACATTTCATATTAATAGGCATCTTTCAAATAATTACGTCACGAAAGATATTCGATTCTCTCACCAAGGAAAAGAGTATCATTTCACAGAGCGAGTAAAAGCATTAAAACTCCAAGATTTTGAAGCCTATATTGAAGCAGCAGGTGGATACTTACTCGATATATTTGGTGATTATAAACTAGGTAAATTTCATCCCGAAACATCCGAACGACTAATCCTTATTTTCAAATAA
- a CDS encoding ZIP family metal transporter, producing MNMYLLPIIAVLAGFLFFMLFRPHEKGKLKLLLAFSGAFLLAITVFEIIPSVFAEGYNRFLGLFILLGMLLQIILEFFSKGAEHGHMHFHNTKSLPLALFISLCIHAFLEGLPIRHDNHLMYGILIHKLPVAFILTAFLHHAEIPKWRIIVTLLIFAAMTPLGTLVSNNTDLLTQIEPYVNALVVGTFLHISTVILFESSEGHKFNLSKLLVIILAITIAYFM from the coding sequence ATGAACATGTATCTACTTCCCATAATAGCAGTCCTAGCTGGCTTTTTATTCTTCATGCTTTTTAGACCACATGAAAAAGGAAAACTAAAGTTATTATTAGCCTTTAGTGGTGCATTTCTATTGGCCATAACAGTATTTGAAATTATCCCTTCTGTTTTCGCTGAAGGATACAACCGCTTTCTTGGATTATTTATTTTACTAGGAATGCTACTTCAGATAATCCTTGAGTTCTTTTCCAAAGGAGCTGAGCATGGCCATATGCATTTTCACAATACTAAATCATTGCCTTTGGCCCTATTTATAAGTTTATGTATACATGCTTTTTTAGAAGGTCTCCCAATTAGACATGATAATCATTTAATGTATGGCATCCTTATTCATAAATTACCAGTTGCCTTCATTCTTACAGCATTTTTACATCATGCCGAAATTCCAAAATGGCGTATTATAGTCACTTTACTAATTTTTGCTGCAATGACACCCCTGGGAACTCTTGTATCAAACAATACGGATTTACTTACCCAAATAGAGCCCTATGTGAATGCCTTAGTGGTTGGTACCTTTCTGCATATTTCTACAGTTATTCTTTTCGAAAGTTCAGAGGGGCATAAATTCAATCTATCTAAATTATTGGTTATAATTTTAGCAATAACTATTGCCTATTTTATGTAA
- a CDS encoding DUF4268 domain-containing protein, with product MFSREESRKLREEFWISFGKSFPRKWILYNTKIKDFSFKFYFDTKKAAVSLDIEDSNLENRINHYEKLESLKSILIDEYLPDAIYEDIHYLESGKEISRIYVELTGVSIHNKNTWQQTMEYLNNQMIQFETFWYEYEDFIKG from the coding sequence ATGTTCAGCAGGGAAGAATCAAGAAAATTACGAGAAGAATTTTGGATCTCTTTTGGAAAATCATTTCCAAGAAAATGGATATTATATAATACAAAGATTAAAGATTTCAGTTTTAAATTCTACTTTGATACTAAAAAAGCAGCAGTTAGTCTTGATATCGAAGATAGTAACCTTGAGAATCGTATAAATCATTACGAGAAATTAGAATCCTTAAAATCAATCCTCATAGATGAATATTTACCCGATGCTATTTATGAAGACATACACTACCTTGAAAGTGGAAAAGAAATATCACGTATTTATGTAGAATTAACAGGAGTATCTATTCATAATAAGAACACCTGGCAACAAACTATGGAATATTTAAACAACCAAATGATTCAATTTGAAACATTTTGGTATGAATACGAAGACTTTATTAAAGGGTAG
- a CDS encoding DUF6452 family protein yields the protein MFEVNLVKSRIRYFLGIPLLLLLFSGCEKDDICVETSLTPNLIIRFYDQVNRSQFKEVPTLRVIGVGSQYILIDRITTDSISIPLKTLENTTSFMLINASEEELETGNSDVLTITYTPKEIFINRACGYKMNFEEANGSVTTDEANWIQDVQIINPNIQNERKAHIHLYH from the coding sequence ATGTTTGAAGTAAATTTAGTAAAAAGCCGCATTCGATATTTTCTAGGAATTCCACTCCTTTTATTACTTTTTTCAGGATGTGAAAAAGATGATATCTGTGTGGAAACATCACTAACACCCAATTTGATTATTCGATTCTACGATCAAGTAAACAGAAGTCAATTTAAAGAAGTTCCAACCTTACGGGTAATCGGTGTAGGATCTCAATATATTTTAATTGATAGGATAACTACAGACTCTATTTCTATTCCATTAAAAACATTAGAAAACACTACTTCCTTCATGCTAATTAATGCATCTGAAGAAGAATTGGAAACAGGAAATAGTGATGTCCTTACCATTACGTATACCCCAAAGGAAATTTTTATTAATCGTGCTTGTGGGTACAAAATGAACTTTGAAGAAGCAAACGGGAGTGTGACCACTGATGAGGCTAACTGGATTCAGGACGTACAAATTATTAACCCAAACATTCAAAATGAAAGAAAAGCACATATCCACCTATATCACTAG